From a region of the uncultured Desulfovibrio sp. genome:
- a CDS encoding RlmE family RNA methyltransferase yields MKEYRDHYFLKAKRENYPARSVYKLKELDSKFHLLRLGQRVLDLGAAPGSWSMGAAEKVGTRGLVLACDIQSTETVFPPQVTFMQEDVFNRSAEFEAKLKELGPFDVVISDMAPRTTGTRFTDQARSLELTVEALAVACLHLKKGGSFVVKIFMGPDIQELLAPMRKAFDAVKSFKPKSSRAESKETFFVGLGFRGQAGAAPTAHMPGETAGETSHEVADDAPPGI; encoded by the coding sequence ATGAAAGAATACCGAGATCATTATTTTCTGAAGGCCAAGCGCGAGAACTATCCCGCCCGCTCGGTCTACAAGCTCAAGGAGCTGGACTCCAAGTTCCACCTGCTGCGCCTCGGCCAGCGGGTTCTCGACCTTGGCGCGGCCCCCGGCTCGTGGTCCATGGGTGCAGCGGAAAAGGTCGGCACGCGTGGACTTGTGCTTGCCTGCGACATTCAGAGCACCGAAACGGTGTTTCCGCCGCAGGTCACATTCATGCAGGAAGACGTGTTCAACCGCTCTGCCGAATTTGAAGCCAAGCTCAAGGAGCTGGGGCCTTTCGACGTTGTCATCAGCGACATGGCTCCGCGCACTACGGGCACGCGCTTTACGGATCAGGCCCGTTCTCTTGAGCTTACGGTTGAGGCATTGGCTGTAGCCTGTCTGCACCTCAAAAAGGGCGGCAGCTTTGTGGTCAAAATTTTTATGGGGCCGGATATTCAGGAGCTGCTTGCACCTATGCGCAAAGCTTTTGATGCGGTCAAATCGTTCAAGCCCAAAAGCTCGCGGGCCGAAAGCAAGGAAACATTTTTTGTCGGCCTTGGTTTTCGTGGTCAGGCGGGCGCGGCCCCAACGGCGCACATGCCGGGCGAAACCGCCGGGGAAACTTCGCACGAAGTTGCCGACGACGCGCCGCCGGGTATATAA
- a CDS encoding YebC/PmpR family DNA-binding transcriptional regulator: protein MSGHSKWANIQHRKGRQDAKRGKIFTKAAKEIIIAAKGGSDPVGNSRLRAAIAAAKAVNLPKDKIEAAIRKGTGEDAGGDLTETFYEGYGPSGIAIMVEVATDNKNRTVAEVRHLFTKHGGAMGENGSVGWMFDRKGVIAVDKAAYPEDKIMEAALEAGADDVIDDEDVWTIHTAMADFTAVRDALEAAGIAMQEAELAMIPQNLVAVSAEVGMKVLRLMDALDDNDDVQNVYANADFPDDMPTD, encoded by the coding sequence ATGTCAGGTCACAGTAAATGGGCCAATATCCAGCACCGTAAGGGTCGCCAGGACGCCAAGCGCGGCAAGATTTTCACCAAGGCCGCCAAAGAAATCATCATCGCAGCCAAGGGCGGCAGCGATCCTGTGGGCAACTCCCGTCTGCGCGCGGCCATAGCCGCCGCCAAGGCCGTCAATCTGCCCAAGGACAAGATTGAGGCAGCCATCCGCAAGGGTACGGGTGAAGACGCAGGCGGCGACCTGACAGAAACCTTCTACGAAGGCTACGGGCCCAGCGGCATCGCCATCATGGTGGAAGTTGCCACTGACAATAAAAACCGCACCGTGGCCGAAGTTCGTCACCTTTTTACCAAACATGGCGGCGCCATGGGTGAAAATGGCAGCGTGGGCTGGATGTTTGACCGCAAGGGCGTTATCGCCGTGGACAAGGCGGCCTACCCCGAAGACAAAATCATGGAAGCCGCTCTTGAAGCCGGCGCAGACGATGTCATCGATGATGAGGACGTGTGGACCATCCACACCGCCATGGCCGATTTCACCGCTGTGCGCGATGCGCTGGAAGCTGCCGGCATTGCCATGCAGGAAGCCGAACTGGCCATGATTCCGCAGAATCTTGTGGCTGTGAGCGCCGAAGTGGGCATGAAGGTGCTGCGCCTCATGGACGCGCTGGACGACAATGACGACGTTCAGAATGTCTATGCCAACGCGGACTTCCCCGACGATATGCCCACCGACTAA
- a CDS encoding superoxide dismutase family protein codes for MKRILLAACLAGCALAFGAQTVRAESVKVPVNKISSEGVGEAIGFVVFEDDGKGGMDIMVDVVGIPQGDHGMHVHENPSCAPAAKDGVNVAGLAAGGHYDPSHAGKHEGPGKHGHKGDLPLITADAQQNVKAKLHVADLTTTDIKGRSLMIHAGGDNYSDQPAPLGGGGARIACGVIQ; via the coding sequence ATGAAACGGATTCTGTTGGCCGCTTGTCTTGCGGGTTGCGCGCTCGCCTTTGGAGCGCAGACGGTACGGGCGGAAAGTGTTAAAGTTCCTGTGAACAAGATCAGCAGCGAAGGTGTTGGCGAGGCCATCGGCTTTGTTGTTTTTGAGGACGACGGCAAGGGCGGCATGGATATTATGGTTGATGTCGTCGGTATCCCTCAGGGCGACCACGGCATGCACGTGCATGAAAATCCTTCGTGCGCGCCCGCTGCCAAGGATGGCGTCAATGTGGCCGGCCTTGCCGCCGGGGGGCATTATGATCCCTCCCACGCTGGCAAACATGAAGGCCCCGGCAAGCATGGGCACAAGGGTGATCTGCCGCTTATAACCGCCGATGCGCAGCAAAATGTGAAGGCCAAGTTGCATGTGGCTGATCTGACCACAACCGACATCAAGGGCCGCTCGCTCATGATCCATGCTGGCGGCGACAACTATTCCGACCAGCCAGCTCCCCTTGGCGGCGGCGGGGCGCGTATCGCCTGCGGTGTGATCCAGTAG